A single genomic interval of Persephonella sp. harbors:
- a CDS encoding TlpA disulfide reductase family protein, whose translation MYKRIIYGLILTVFIASISFAKGLKPYNFSLKDENGKMVTLKSLKGNVVYLVFWTTTCHSCKEELPIVNRLYKKYKDKGVKFYAVVLDTKDLREIKKIKGDLNIQIPVLIGNRYVKSKYRVYGVPVTYILRKDLSIGKILYGTNDEKYLERLIQKFLKEKRDG comes from the coding sequence CAAGTATCTCTTTTGCGAAAGGACTAAAGCCTTATAATTTTTCCCTAAAAGATGAAAATGGCAAAATGGTAACTCTAAAAAGTCTAAAAGGAAATGTTGTTTATCTTGTATTCTGGACTACTACCTGCCATTCTTGTAAAGAGGAGCTACCTATAGTAAACAGGTTATACAAAAAATATAAAGATAAAGGTGTAAAATTTTATGCAGTGGTGTTAGATACTAAGGATTTAAGGGAAATAAAAAAAATTAAAGGAGATTTAAATATACAAATCCCTGTGCTGATAGGAAATAGATATGTGAAGTCTAAATATAGAGTATATGGCGTGCCTGTAACATATATCTTAAGAAAGGATTTAAGTATAGGGAAAATTCTGTATGGCACTAATGATGAGAAATATCTTGAAAGGCTGATACAAAAATTCCTTAAGGAGAAAAGAGATGGTTGA